The DNA segment TTGGCAACCACGACTGGCGCACGCCGGATGCACAACCGTATCTTGATTATTTTGAGCTGCCCGGTAACGAGCGTTATTATGAATTTGCCTGGGGACCGTTGCACTTTTTTGCCCTGGATAGCGATTCAAATGAGCCCGATGGCGTGGGCATGTCTTCTGTCCAGGCAGCCTGGTTGCAACAGGCTTTGGCAGCTTCGCGCGCCCCGTGGAAGATTGTTTATTTTCACCACCCGCCCTATTCTTCGGGTGTGCATGGTTCCATTGATTGGATGCGATGGCCTTTTGAGACCTGGGGCGCCAGCGCAGTCATCGCTGGGCACGATCATATTTACGAACGGCTGACAATTGGAGCGCTGCCTTATTTCATCAACGGGCTGGGCGGCGGGCCGCGCTACGAGTTTGGCGCTATTTTGCCCGAAAGTCAGGTGCGTTATAACAGCAACCACGGCGCCATGCTGGTTGAAGCCGATGCCGCCGAAATTACTTTCCAATTCATCACCATTAACGGCGAGATTATCGATAGCTACACGCTGCCCCCGCCCGAAACCGCGCCCGAAAATGTGCAAACCCTGCCCGACGCGGCACAATACCAATGGGCCGAGATCGCCCAGGGGTTGAGCAAGCCGGTTGGCCTGACTCACGCCGGGGATGCCAGCGGAAGACTTTTTATCATCGAGCAGCCCGGTACGATCCGCATTTGGCAGAACGACGAATTGCTGCCAACCCCGTTCTTGGATATTCGTACCCGCATCGACGATAGCGGCAGCGAGCAAGGTTTGCTGGGTTTGGCCTTCTCACCGGGTTACGCGCAAAACGGCTACTTTTTTACCAACTATACCGATGCCCGCGGCGATACGGTAATTGCCCGCTACCGCGTCTCTGCCGACGCGGATATTGCCGATCCTGCCAGCGAAGAAATTTTGCTCACCATAAAACAGCCCTACGGCAACCACAACGGCGGACATCTAGTCTTTGGCCCGGATGGCTATCTCTATATCGGCACCGGCGATGGCGGCTCGGCGAATGACCCGGAAGGTAATGCTCAAAATCTGAACACGCTGCTGGGCAAAATGCTGCGCCTGAACGTGGATACAATCCCCTATTCCGTTCCAGCCGATAATCCTTTTGGCAACGAAATTTGGGCGTATGGTTTGCGCAATCCGTGGCGTTATGCTTTTGACCGCGCCAATAGGGATTTGTATATTGGTGATGTGGGACAAAACCAGTGGGAGGAAATTGACTTCATCGAATCTGGCGCGCCCGCAGGGGCTAACCTGGGCTGGGATGTGATGGAGGCCAGTCATCCCTTCGAGGGTACTGCTCCCGAGGGGATTCCCCTGATCGCGCCTGTGGCGGAATACAACCACACCGAGGGCTGTTCTGTCACCGGGGGCGTGGTCTATCGCGGGGCAATGCCTGCATGGCAGGGCGTCTATCTCTATGGCGATTTCTGTTCCGGGCGGGTTTGGGCTTTGCTGCGCACAGTGGATGGCACCTGGCAAAATGCACAACTTTTCGAAACCGGCGTGAATATTTCGGCCTTTGGCGAAGATGAAGCCGGAGAAGTGTATCTGGCCGATTTGCAGGGGCGCATCTTCCGGCTGGAAGACAACTAAGACCTGAATAAACCTGATTGCTCAGGCTACGCCTTCGCAATCAAGATTTCGCAAAAAAGGGTGTGTATGGGGTGCACAGCACCCCATACACACCCTTTTTTGCGACTTTTCCCCGCCGTAGGCAGGGGGTGCCGAGATAGTAGTTATTTGGAAACAACTCTTAATGTAACCAACCTGGGCTTAGCGCATCCAACCATTTACAGGTAAAATCTTCGCCGAACAGGCGTAATTCTCAGGAGTTTATTATTATGGCAAAGAAAAAATCGAAACGCAAAAACAAACAACAACAATCCAACCTGATGTGGGCTGGAATTATTTTCGTGATTCTCCTGGCCGTTGGCGGCCTGGCTTTCATCATAAGCGGCGGTTCTTCAGCCGGACTTCCCGGCGAGATCACAGTTGAAGAAGCCTATCAAAAATACGAAGAAGGCGCGTTCGTGCTCGATGTGCGCACCCCCGAAGAATGGGCCGAATACCATGCCCCCGATACTACCCTGATCCCACTGGATGAACTCCCAGCCCGTGTGAATGAAGTTCCCAAAGACCAGGAGATTGTTGTGATCTGTCGCTCTGGCAATCGCAGCCAGGCCGGGCGCGATATTCTGCTTCAGGCTGGCTACGAAAATGTGACCAGTTCGGCGGGCGGGCTAAAAGCCTGGAGCGCGGCGGGTTACCCAATTGAGGGCACGCGCCCCTAAATGACTCTTTACGGCGGCATCGAAGCAGGGGGCACAAAATTCGTTTGCGCAGTCGGCACTGGCCCCGAAGATATTCGGGATGAAGCCCGTTTTGCAACTACAATGCCCGAGGAAACACTCCCTCGGGCGATTGCGTTTTTCCGGCCTTATGCCGAAGAACTTGCCGCCATCGGCGTCGGTTCGTTTGGCCCCATTGACCCGCGCCCTGCTTCACCAACTTTTGGCTATATCACCACCACACCCAAACCGGGTTGGGCACAGACCGATTTTGTTGGCGCGTTGCGTGCAGTTTTTGATGTGCCCATTGGCTTCGATACCGATGTGAACGCCGCTGCATTGGGCGAGCATCGCTGGGGCGCAGCGCAGGACTTGGATACGTTCATTTATCTGACGATTGGCACAGGAATTGGCGGTGGGGCGATGGTGGAGGGTAATCTGCTGCACGGGGTGATGCACCCCGAGATGGGGCATATCCGCTTGCCACATGATCGGGGGCTGGACCCCTTTGAGGGTTGCTGCCCCTTTCATGGGGATTGTCTCGAGGGTTTAGCCTCCGGCCCGGCGCTGGAATCACGCTGGGGCGGAGGCGCCGAAA comes from the Chloroflexota bacterium genome and includes:
- a CDS encoding rhodanese-like domain-containing protein; the protein is MAKKKSKRKNKQQQSNLMWAGIIFVILLAVGGLAFIISGGSSAGLPGEITVEEAYQKYEEGAFVLDVRTPEEWAEYHAPDTTLIPLDELPARVNEVPKDQEIVVICRSGNRSQAGRDILLQAGYENVTSSAGGLKAWSAAGYPIEGTRP
- a CDS encoding ROK family protein, with amino-acid sequence MTLYGGIEAGGTKFVCAVGTGPEDIRDEARFATTMPEETLPRAIAFFRPYAEELAAIGVGSFGPIDPRPASPTFGYITTTPKPGWAQTDFVGALRAVFDVPIGFDTDVNAAALGEHRWGAAQDLDTFIYLTIGTGIGGGAMVEGNLLHGVMHPEMGHIRLPHDRGLDPFEGCCPFHGDCLEGLASGPALESRWGGGAESLPNAHPAWELESSYLADAIINFTLSLAPQRVILGGGVMQQTHLFPLIRQKVQTRLNGYLAVTEISDQMDGFIVPPALGQRAGILGALALAQQAFHS